In Vicia villosa cultivar HV-30 ecotype Madison, WI linkage group LG7, Vvil1.0, whole genome shotgun sequence, the DNA window GTGTTTATTGGGTGAGCTTTAGGGAGATAATTTTCTGGTAGTGTATGTCTCAGAAAATCTAGAATGATAGCATTTTGGAATTTACTAGACAGCATAATCTTGAAGGTTGTCAAGATTGTATCTTTGAAGGTGTAATCAATGGATCTGATGAGCATTGTTCAGACTGATCATCACAAGTGGTGTGACCAATGATACTTGGGAGATTCTCAAATCCACTCATAAATTCTCAAGTGAATGCTATTATTTTGTATCAGgatcagatgttataacatctgtcttgatgtcatgttctgatgttggaaCATCAATATCGACATGTAGTGACCCTGTACCAGAGAAATTTCAGGTATGGAACCATGTTTTGCAATTCAACTAAATAAGTGATCAAAGAAGCTCTTGTCAATGTGATTTTGATTATGGCTACTAAAAGGAGCGTTTGTTGATGCAACCTATGTGGCAAAAATATTTACAACCTATGAGGATTCAAGCATAACAAATGGTTAAAGATGCAAGCAGATAAGTTTGAGTTTGATGATCACTACAAACATCCTCCAATGATGGTCCTCAACTTAAATAAATCTAAAtaatcatctccaagaagaattCAGGAAAGTGTCTATATGATTGTGTTGCTTGACAAGTTTTGAAACTTCAAAGTGTTAAAGAGAGGAAGTGCGAAAGCTCACCCCGATGCGTCTGAGTGAACAGTGTGTTATAAAAACACAAGGGTTTATTTTTTAAAGTGATACGGCTAAATCACACAAACACATAAATTTTTAAGCCTTTATTtcttaataaaatacaaaaaatgctTTGGAATCGTGGCAGTTGAATGATAAACTGTCTGAATGGTTTTTGACAAAAATTGTACTATTCAATCAATTGACACTCATACTCAATCGGTTGGGTTAATTCAAAATGTCCTTAAACATTTGGGACAAATGAAGGACAATGAATTTATATCCTTTATTTCCTTTTTAAACATTCTAAATGTTTGTTGTAAGGTCTTCCAATTGATGGAGCAAGGTGCCAATTGATTGACACATTAAATTTTGCCCAAGAAAATTCCTTTTTTGTGTCACCCTCTAGCTTATAAATAGAGGATCTTCCCTTTATAATTTCACATCCAGAAACATGAGCATCGTATCTCACTACTcactataaaatatttttcaacttTCTCTCACATAATTTTAGTTGTAGTGCTTCGAGAAAGTCCTTTAGTTTAGTGAGGTATTTTTGTATTATGGAAATGGACTTGTTGCGCTTCGAGAAAGTCCACTTACAAAAAAATTTCCCTTGAAAGTTACTTGAAGGAAAAATCTCCAAATAAAACTCTCTCATCCGACTCTCGAGCTTCAACGTCACATTTCTACCAGCAGGTCCTCCTCATACTACCTTCACTGAAGCAATCTCCTTGCCTCTCAAGTTCTTGATTTTGTGATCTCCAATCCGCAAAGATGATGTCAAAACAGTAAAGTTCTCTCGAACTTGTACATCATACaattggatcacatgagacggatcagGAATGTACTTTAGAAGCTGCGAGACATGAAAGAAATTATGAAGATTTGAAAGAGACGGTGGTTATGCCAACTCTGTATGCCATCTCTCCTACTCTCTAAAGGATCTAATATGGTCCAATGAAACAGGGCATAAGCTTTCGAGACTTTAACGCTTGACCAACACCAGTTACCGGAGTCACTCTCAAAACACATAATCCCCCTCTTGGAATTCAAATGTTTTCCTTcgtttatcatgataactcttctggaAACTCtgtgaagccttcatcttctcttgaaccTCCTTATCGTCTCAGTGGCCTACTAAACAATCTCATGTCCAAGCATGGTACTTtttccagattcataccaacacaaaggattCATACACCTCCTTCCATACAAAGTCTCATATGGTGTCATTAAAATAGtagaatgaaaactattgttgtaggtgaaATCAATCAACGACAAGTAACTATCCTAGTTACCTCCTTCTTCATACCTAGCCACCAAAACATCTTCTTGAGATCTTGATTCATTTTCGTAcacctggatgaatactcaaaccacttttTTAACCTTCCTCAAGAATCTTCTTCTTAAGATTTGGAAAATCTGGTACACAGACCCTGTCCTTGAACCTTATAACATCACTCTCATCAATCATGAAATCCACCTCTTTACCTTGATTGATCAGCACTAATCGATCAATCAATCCCAAATCTGATTCCTAGCCCTCTTTGATCTCGTCTAGAACATTGCTAATCaacttcaacataccaaacttcaCACTCTGCGGCGTCATCTCGCATACCAAACTAAGATCTTGGAACTACACAATCAAGTCCATAACTCTAACCATTAATgtcgacatatgcaaggacttcctagtCAAAGCATCTGCACCATATTAGCTTTTCCCGGATGGTAACTCAACTCAAAGTTATAGTATTTCAATAACTCaagccaccttctctgcctcatgttcaattctttctgatcaaacaggTACTTCAAACTTTTATGATCGTTGAACACTTCAAACCTCACACCGTACAGACAATACCTCAAAATCTTAAGCATAAACACAATAGCTGTCAACTCTAAGTCATGGGTAACATAATTCTTTTCATGAACCTTATGCTatctcgacgcataagctaccACATTATTATGTTGCATAAGCATACCACACAAACCCATTTTCGAAACATCACAAAAAACCACAAAAGATTCATTAGCATCTGGTTGAACCAAAACAGGAGTTgtcgtcaacctcttcttcaccTCTTGAAAGCTTTCCTCACATTGAGCATCCCACGCATAAGCTTAACCCTTTGGAGTCAACTAGTCAAAGGCAAGGCAATCCTCAAAAAGCCTTCTATAACGTTCTAGAGGCAAGTCATAAATATCTTCAGGATaaacttcaggaaattcacaCACTGCCGACATATCACTAACCTTCACATCATTCTCCATTCTCAAAGAAGCAAATATCAGCAATATATGATCATTCTCCCTTAAAGATATCTAAACTTGACCGCCAAACAAGAATCTCGAATATGCATTCTCTCCAGGTTTAAGAAACAACACAGTCTTGTTAAAATAGTTGATGTCTAGTTGAACTATATCCAATTTATCCCTAAAATTACATCAAGATGACTCAACAGTAGACAGACTAAGTCCATCCCAAAGTCCTTACCAAAAATCGTcaaaggacaattcaaacacacttgcgaagtagtcactgaaccatTAGCTAAGGTATCAATAACCATTTCCCTATTCACAGAGGACACTTCAAGTTTCAACTTGTAAACACACTCAAGGGAAATAAATGAATaagtagcaccagtatcaatcATAGCAACCAGGGCAACATCGTGAATAAAACACGCACCTCAAATTAAGTTATCTATTTTTGAGACATATGCCCCACTCAAGACAAACAATCTACCATTAGTCTGAGCAATAGTAGCTGGATTCTTCTTTGGTTTCTGCCATTGGGTGCTAATGTGATCCGGCTCGCCACAGTTATAACACGTAGGAACAAGGCTCTTGCACTCAATAGAACGGTGTCCCTGCTTGCCACATTTGAATCACTTCAGGCTCGCACTTTTGCACTCAGCAGCACAATGACCTACACTATCACATCTGAAACATCTCACAGTAGCAAGGACGCTTCCCTCACTTCTCTCTTTCCCACTTGCGGATTTTTTATCAGCCTTCTACTTCCACTAATCTGCTAGATTACCATAAGGCTTCCCACGATTATGATATTTCCCTTTCTTCTCAATAATACTCTTGTAGTGAGAATATTGGGCTCTATTATCTTCATCATAAGTCCTACACTTATTCACCAGTATAGAAAATTGGTGAATTTCCTGATACCTAATACCTTGCTTGATCTCGGAACGTTAGCATCTTTTGAACGTGATGCACTTCGACCTTCAGCCTCTGCACTATTATAGTGTGAAAAAAACTTCACTAGCTCTTTGAACTTAGCGGAATACTCAGTAAGTGTCATATTTCCTTGTTTTAGCTCGAGGAACTCGATCTCTTACTTAGTGCGCACGTCCGCTGGGAAATACTTCTTTAAAAATTCAGCTCTAAACAGAGCCTAAATAACCTCAGTACCCTCATCTTCCATTCTCTAACGCCCATCATCCCACCGGTCTTTAGCCTCCTCTAACAGCATATGAGTACCAAATTGCACTTTTTGGTCATCAGTGTAAGCCATCACTCGAAAAATCTTCTCGATCTCTCTAAGCCATGTCTGAGCACCTTCTAGATCATATCTTCTCTTAAAGGTAGGCGGATAGTTTCTCTAAAACTTCCATAATCCACGAAATTCATCAACAACTCCTCCATTCTAATTCTGTGGAGCCTGCAGCGCCTGAGCCATTGCTTCTAAAGCATCAGTAATAGCTTGGTCGTTTCTTCCTCTAGCCATATCTCTGCACATCAGTAAATAGCCATTAGAAGAAACATTACACTGATAATGTTCATACACTTATCGCCTACTAGGGAATAGACAATATTACAAAAAACCTGGTCGGATGGACTaatcaggctctgataccactatgtaacaccctaattctcGACTCGACATAAAGTAGAATAATTTAATACATAATTCAAACAATTAGAGTGTCACACTTGGTTTACCAACCATAAAAGCAACCAactaaaaataatttcaattacgCAGTGGAAAACAATAACGCTTTGACATAAGTCTCATCAAACACAGAATCACCAAAATGGTTCAACAATaccaaaatgaaataaaatatgcAACAACAAAATAGAACAATATGTCCCCCAgcgttacatatcagagcgactaCACTAAAGACCCAAACAATATAAGCAACTAAAGAGGTATCAACGCTGTCTTCTACCTCAAGTATTTACTCATTAACCAAATCATATGTGCTCCAAAGGAGCACAGACACCACAACAAACAAACAGAGGTGAGAATATGTTCTGCAAAAATTATCAGTGCATAAAATTGTTAAAGGGTAAACATATACAACATATCACGTATTCATATTAATCACCCTCATCACTAACATGTTCATAACTCAAGTACAATCATCACCAAATACAAACACATATGTCACCAATTATATTTACATTCATCACTGACTATCAATGCGGATATATATATACAATGTACTCTTCACCTCATCACCATATGCATGTGGACCAACCCTACTTACCAATTTGGATGTAAGATTTATATTGCTGAACAAtcccatcaccaattcatcaccaatccCTAACTCTGatataaatgatacatgaaaatatcgcaacaatataatataaaaatcatCACCAATAGTTCGTATCTGAACAACATACTTCACCATAATGTACACCATATAATGACCCACCTATACATATGTAATATCACGCGACGCATCATCAGTACAACACCATAAAATTCACCATCAACAATGTTATACTCATAACATACATACAACCATATGTCACGGCTAATCATACAATTTTCATAATTAACACAATTAGTATTTCATCATGACAATAACTGATAAATCCATATTAAACAGTATCAGATAGTGATGATCAATACTCTACACAACCAAACCATCACAAAAACAGAGCTCTATCGTGTAAATCGAGTTGAAACGAATCGGCTTTGTGGGGTCAACCTCGCTAGGCAACACACCAGCTCGATGGGCGAGCTCTCGCCATGCGAAGGATCTCCTCGCTAGGCGAGATCACCAGAATTAGACCCCCTTCTCTTTGCACAGCTCGCCAAGCGAGCCTCTGTTCTCGCTTGGCGAGAACACACAAACCTGCCAAAATCAGATTACAATTTTCACCATCGGAGCTTCCCCAAAGCTTCGATTTCGCCCCCGATTCacccaaataaataaaaaattcaccACCCATAATACATTAACCATAAACCTCCTCTAAAAAACACCAATTATACATCACCATCAATTAaatcatgcaatttcatcaataatttttATCAACACCAAAGTATAACACAAGATAGCACCAATTCAGATTTTTCCATACATATGGCATACGAATTTCAACATATAACCAttgcataaaaaaattaaatcactACAATTGAGAGATAGTATACATCGCCATCTCATGAGGTCAATCTTATCAATAATGGAGGAAGAAGGTTAGGATCCCTCAGACCCTTTACAATGACATACACCCATTAGAGAATAATTTCCCCAAAGCTTTGATTTTTAGCAATGGTAGTTCTTTTTCTCCCTCATGCCCTTATAGTTACATTgcctctttttctttcaaattgcTCAGCTTCTACGTACTAACAAGTTTTGGCTCCCACTAATCCCTTTTAATCAAAAACCTAATTTAATCTTTTGATTATTACACCTTGACCTAACTCACTTTTCAATTATCACCACTTACCCCATAATTCTCATGTTTTCTATTTTCTACCCAACCTTCtaatttctctattttctttttatttattatcactctaatatttttaatcaaataaaattaattaaaattctaaagAATTCTTACCACTCTACATAAGTCCCACAAAATACCCACCAATGCCAAATAATCACATATCACATATCATCATAGAGATAAATAATTAAAGGCGTGCAAAATCACccaaataatttgaataaaatgtatttatataatttaattgaattcggggtgttacaagatgcatcttcgaattaaCCCTTGGCAAATTGAAGGGAACTCAACAATTTGCACTTATTTTATGTGAAAATTGTGTGTCCGAAAATGCATCTCCAAGAACTTGAGGCATTTTTAACTTTTTGCCAGAAGTTGGGAAGAACATATAAGGGTGAAAAAGAAAATTTACCATTATACTCTTGCCTAAagtcacaaattttcaaaaaatatacgtTTCTACTGAAAATTTGAGGGGTATACGGAAATTTCGAAAAAATACCAGATTTTTAAAAATTTCCGTGAGGATTTAccgaaaaatttgaaaaattaccGGCTTTTTAAAATTTCCGATATTTTTTGCAAACAAAAAATTGTGAtactataaatttaaaatttctggtttgtaccagaaatttcaaattaactaaaatttccGGTATGATGTACCAGAAATTTAGAAAAAATTACTGGATTTTTCGAAATTTCCAGtactttttgcaaaaaaaaaactgtgataccataaatttgaaatttcgggtatgtaccggaaatttcaaatcaaCTAAAATTTCCGATATGATGTACCAGAAATTTAGAAAAAATTACCGGACTTTTCgaaattttttgcaaaaaaaaaatgatatcattaatttgaaatttccggtatgtactagaaatttcaaattaactaaaatttccGGTATGATGTACATGAAATTTTCGGTATGTTGTACCGAAAATTTAACTGCATAACAGAAATTTCTTCCGAAAATTTTTTGTATCtcaatatttttcaataaaaataaaattggattAAAAGAATATGAGGGGTTGCCAATGCCAAGTATAGAAAAGGAAGTGGCATTTAGATTTCTCCAAGATTAATCCACATATCTATTTACTACCCCCTAATCTTCCCATAAGAATTTGTTCTTCATAGTGCAtttcagaaagaaaaataaacataatttttatataaaaagaaaaaaaagtttattaCAACTTGTCAAATTTCTGATTTAAATATTCAATCCAAATTCAATAGTTCTGTGTTTGTGTGTTGaaaacagtgttttaaaaatcggatcggACCGGCCGGTCAGACCGGTTGAActgggaaccggccaggtaaccggtctggctCGATTGCTGGATCGAATATGTCATTGAActggtgtgaaccggtcaaaaccggtgtGAATCGGTAAAACCGGCGGTTTTCCagaaccggtggtttaaatgcattttttaatttttttattttaaaaacttaaaataacatcattttgattattttaataaaaaattaaaataaaatataaaataaatataataaaaaataaaaataaagatgtttCGGATACAGTTGATTTTGTtgcagatgattttgatattgaagaaggagatactaacattgaaacaattttttcttcctaaaaattaaatttagtagacaatgaagttattttattataatttattcaattagattatgttacGATTAAATTTTGTTTGCGGATATACTtcgtaattttgtactattttgttagtgtgatacctatgtttaaaatttatttttaaattatgaacttgtgaatttatttatgatatgatCTTTTTAGAAAAACTTAAGTGCCGATTATATATTGTTGACTTAATCATCCTGTTCGgcatgttttatacctatatagttttgttatatcgaccagtctattcaaccgagttatccggtttaattcgatttagtcatgtggttcgaccaataaaccagtgaccagTACCCTAACCGATTTGATGTccggtccaatttttaaaacacagGTTGAAAACTTTATTAATAAAACTTCTGgttttaatatttaaatcaaatacaTTAAAGATGTTAACTTCCAATAGAAATTTCAAACTGGGACTTTTTTATCCTATTGAAATTTCGAGAAATTTTTTAACttcattttcttataaaaaatatgGGACTAAAGAgagtaaattaaaaatatatatattttgaagaAAGTGTATTTTTAGAGGAAAAAAACCTTAAAGGTTTTTTggaattaatagaataaaaaaggGGTTATAAAAATTATAGAATAAAAAAAGGGTTATAAAAATTCATTTTcataatattttatatgattgCAATGGTGATGGAATTTTTTTGACCAAAATAAAGCTTAGATTTAAGAAGCTTAAAATCTTAATGGATGGTCTTCGTTGGTATATTCCTCAAATTCCACTCCATTTACGTTCAAAAACTCCAATAGTGAAACACTAAATTCAATCAACATAGCTACTCCATACACACATAAGTCACACCCACTTCTCATATTTACTATACATTCTTGCAAACAACAATTTTCTAAATTCAACCAACAtgcaaatagaaaaataaattgtcGTAAAAATAAAAGGTTATTCATTGAAACATTTCAAAATTTCATATCTTCATTTTCTGCACTGGTTTTTTCTCACATCAATACAATCTTTgcacaaaactgttaatgctaagCAAATAAAAAAGTTACTGTGTGTGTATATTAGCCAATATCAGTGTTTCCACAGCACAAGCTAAGACACTAAAATAAGGACAATAAATTTCAGGTCCTCCCAGGACAAAATCTTTTATTCTTCGCTTCTAACTTTCCGCTTCTTTCGTTTGGGAGTTGGCGGCGAACTGTATacaaaatgtaaataaaaatattaaaaacagcTCAAGTGCAGAGGATAGCATAAGAATAAATCAATTTATAAGGTGAGGGATACCTCCCATTTATAAACACATTTCGAGGTCATAACTCATCTAATGTAGAATACTTAACACACCTCGGACCGAACATTTGAAGTGTGACTCAATCGATCAAGGGTAGACCTTGATAGCTGCTAGAAATTTAAATTGGACCTAACTTAACTTTACACAATTGACTTGTAAGATGAGAGATATAACTCATAAAACTCAGGTCATATATCACCCAATGTAATACAGCCAGCACAACCATTTGACACTCAATACTAGACTTTTAGTATATCTGATCTGATTGCAGAAGGCGCATCGCATATTAGAAGCTCTAATTGGATGGCTCAGGTCACAATTCAGATATTCAATCTTTGGACTTGAGAGAGTTGTATGGATAGTATCATATTTGACAAAAAGACCTGAAAATGTGTTTACATAAGTTGACTTCCTCACCTTACGAACTAACTATGTAAGGTTGAGCGGAGCTTAACATAAATTTTAAGACAAATAAATCAAAAACTCATTAGGTTTGTCCTCTTTTGTGTATATGGTTCTAGTGGAAATTTGATGTATTCATTGATTATTAAATTCAACCAGTTGGTTAACTGCTACATCTTTTACAGCTGCTCCATGGTGAAAATGGATCATATGCCATGTAATTATTTGTAATAAAGTTCAAGTTCTACCATAGAAAATAATTTGCACATTCAATCAGACAATAATCATATATTTAGTCCATTCCCACAAACAGTAGAGTTTGGCATAGGTACCTTGTTAGAATTGGTTGTATATCAGCACCAACCGTTTTACTAAGCTCTTCGATAGTTGCAGAAACCTCGTTACTGCCTTTAAGTATGTTGCACGCATCTAAGAAAGCAGTAGATTTTACCGAGTCTGGTACAAGTGATGTGTCCTTTACCTCTGTTTTGAGATTTTCCATCAAAACAAATGCTGCATAAATAAAGATTCACAAACTATTTGAGAATTCAGATATTGAAATAGTTCAACTACTTAATAGTCATATATTGTCTAGCTAATAGCTATTAATGCAAGAAGTGGATTGGTTTTCAAGCACAGGATATTAAGAATTTCAATTATTTGAAATGAATACAGCAATATTCAACTAAATCCAATACTAAATCTCAATAATTCAAATTCTAAGAAAATTAGACATATTGCAAAATCAAGTATACACATGATTTTTTTCAAAAGTCATGTGTATTATAGGTTTTAAATAAAAGCATATGACATACCAATAGCCCGAATTGTCTTAAGGTCGAATCTGTCAGCCAAGTTTTTACAGCCTATCCTTTCTGCTCGCTTCCTGATCAACAATTTCAAGCTAATCATAAAATCCTGCCAAGATTTCAAATGTTGAATTTCACAAACATATATGATAAATCACTAAGATGAAGGGGAACACTAAAATTCATCAAAGAGACATGGAACATTTAGCATTGTTTGGCATTATCAACTTCAGACAAGATTTGCACATATAACAGGTCAAAGCCAGATGCACTGTTACCAACACATTTTAATGAACTGGCTAGATGCATGTTGGTTTCTAATTCTtgcattttcttaaaaaaagaagttttataaaaataaaaataaaagagagcGGAGACATTAAAGAGGAGGAAACTatctataaaaaagaaaaataattgcaCAACTAGAAATCAGAGTAGTCAATAGCGGCCAATAGCAGTGCTATCCTGCTATAGCAGAGCGGAAGCCGGCCGCTATGGGAAGAGCCTAAGCGGAGCAAAACACTATAGTGGTCACTATAAGGTAAATAGCGGTTTCAGGCCCTGAGCGGTTTTTGTCGCGCTATCCCTTTCCCCTCCGAAAAACCAAAATTACCCCTTTAATTTAAAAAGTTTTATGGGTAATTttggatttttcaatcaaatttgaatAGAGACTCAATCCTAACCTTCCTTCACCAACGTTTCAAAGAAAAATCACAAGTTCCTCTCTCAACTATCTTTGCACTCCGTTCTTCCCTCTCCACTTCATaccatatttttataattattattaatgtaatTTGTCCAAAAAATGATCAAATACTGGACATCCCGCTATATGCTATCCTGCTATCCCATTTTTGGGGTAGACCGCTGTGCGCCACTATCCGGGAATTCACTACTTCACAAGAAATAGCTCTATCAAGACAAAGAACACGCTCAATATCAGGCAACACACAACAGAACTTATCCCAAAGTGTAGCAGCTTCCATAACATTACAAGAATATTCTATAGAGAGGAATATAATAGTTAAACCTCTCAATTTCCTTCATCACTTTTGGTATTACtattataaataaacaaaaatatattcatgAGGATTAAGTCAATAGTTAAAAAAGTATCACAGATGAATAAGTCAATAGTCAATATTACagaaacaatataaaaaattacATTCATAAATATACGAGAATAAGCTTACAATCTCAGACTCTGAAAGGGAGCAAATCCAATCGACATCTTGAACCCTAGTCTCACTGTTGCTTTTATCCAACTCAACAGGTCTTTCCAATCTCCTCTTCAAGTTTCTAAATTTCTTCATGGGATCAAATCAACTACTCTAACTAAAACCTGAAAAACATTTGTTAAAAATTGTATTCAAAATTAACAAATGTCTGTGAATtaaaaaatacaccaaaaaataATTGTGAATGTTATTAGAGTAGTAATCATCTGTGAAGACAAGCCCAAATTGAATTAGGCAGCGTGACCCACTCTTCTGATTTCTGAAACCCTAATTCCAACTCAGAACAAAATTTGATATAAATACGTTTGGACCAATCTCGTTTGTTACGGTCTAAAGTTTAAAGTTTACCATGTGTCTAACtgattatttctttttaaaaaataaaatatatgatatatataaagaaaagttACCTGTTTTCTCAATTCACCCACCTAGGTCGCCTCCGTCACCGTTTTTCACTGGGTTCACCGCCGTCGCCGCCTTCGTGCTCTTTATTGTAGAAAATAGATGAAACAATGAGCAAATTTATGTTTTGGTAGCAACTAGCGCGGCGCCGGCAAGTGAAAACTATAAAGGATTTCAATAATTTTCAAGATGCGATGGAGATTAGGTCTGATTTTGATTGAGTTTGCAGAGGTGTGAGGGACACCGACGGATTTGTGGACTAGGGCGGCGTGAAGGAGGAAGGCGACGGCGGTTCCACAGACTGAGAATGAGTGAGAATGAGGCGTGAGCTGGTTTAAGCATAAACCTTTCAGTTAAGA includes these proteins:
- the LOC131620504 gene encoding uncharacterized protein LOC131620504 isoform X2, with translation MSIGFAPFQSLRLKRAERIGCKNLADRFDLKTIRAIAFVLMENLKTEVKDTSLVPDSVKSTAFLDACNILKGSNEVSATIEELSKTVGADIQPILTSSPPTPKRKKRKVRSEE
- the LOC131620504 gene encoding uncharacterized protein LOC131620504 isoform X1, with the translated sequence MKKFRNLKRRLERPVELDKSNSETRVQDVDWICSLSESEIDFMISLKLLIRKRAERIGCKNLADRFDLKTIRAIAFVLMENLKTEVKDTSLVPDSVKSTAFLDACNILKGSNEVSATIEELSKTVGADIQPILTSSPPTPKRKKRKVRSEE